In a genomic window of uncultured Flavobacterium sp.:
- a CDS encoding alpha-glucuronidase family glycosyl hydrolase gives MTYTKRTFFRSILLFFAVCYSVSAQKDYKLWLQYNKITNDDLKAEYLSNIQEIVSLGNSETIKIARAELELGLNEMLGNKLENESITTGDNTIIIGSKASLDSEIQKEIGNFDQINEEGFMIKSIFVKDKKHILITGKKDIGVLYGVYTFLRLIQTNKSIKNLNIVDAPKTNIRILNHWDNLDRTVERGYAGFSLWNWQKLPDFIDQRYIDYARANASIGINGTVLTNVNANALILTPQYLEKVQALANVFRPYGIKVYLTARFSAPIEIGGLKTADPKDAEVIKWWKNKAAEIYKQIPDFGGFLVKANSEGQPGPQNYGRDHVDGANMLADAVAPFGGIIMWRAFVYSEHDANDRAKQAYAEFVPYDGKFRENVIVQVKNGAIDFQPREPFHPMFGAMQKTPLMMEFQITQEYLGFSTHLVYLPKLFQEVLESDTYQKGKGTTIAKVIDGTLSHTKLSGIAGVSNIGNDLNWTGHPFAQANWYGFGRLAWNPYLDSETIADEWLRCTFSNDENFIKPVKGMMIQSREAVVNYMTPLGLHHIMDTGHHYGPGPWVSNLSRPEWNPVYYHKADKNGIGFDRSKTGTNATAQYAPEIEKLFSTLETCPEKDLLWFHHVSWDYKLKNGQTLWNGLALKYQEGVNQVKEMQNIWDKTEKYIDSDRFKEVQMLLKIQYQEAKWWRDACLLYFQQYSGKELPVGVEKPKQSLDYFKSLKFPFAPGNG, from the coding sequence ATGACGTATACAAAAAGGACTTTTTTCAGATCTATTTTACTTTTTTTTGCGGTTTGCTATTCTGTATCGGCTCAAAAAGATTATAAATTATGGTTGCAATACAATAAGATTACTAATGATGATCTGAAAGCAGAATATCTTTCCAATATTCAGGAAATTGTTTCTTTGGGAAATTCTGAAACTATAAAAATTGCCCGTGCTGAATTAGAATTAGGTTTGAATGAGATGTTAGGAAACAAACTCGAAAATGAGTCAATAACTACGGGAGATAATACTATTATTATTGGTTCGAAAGCATCGTTAGATTCAGAAATCCAAAAAGAAATTGGAAACTTTGATCAGATCAATGAAGAAGGGTTTATGATTAAGTCAATTTTCGTAAAAGATAAAAAACACATTTTGATCACCGGTAAAAAGGACATTGGAGTTTTATACGGCGTTTATACTTTTTTAAGATTGATTCAAACCAATAAGTCAATTAAAAATCTAAATATTGTTGATGCACCTAAAACAAATATTAGAATTCTAAATCATTGGGATAATTTGGACAGAACCGTTGAACGCGGTTATGCCGGATTCTCTTTGTGGAATTGGCAAAAATTACCTGATTTTATAGATCAGCGTTATATTGATTACGCCAGAGCCAATGCATCAATTGGGATTAACGGAACTGTTTTGACCAATGTAAATGCAAATGCCTTAATCTTAACACCTCAATATTTAGAGAAAGTTCAAGCTTTGGCCAATGTATTCAGACCATACGGAATCAAAGTGTATTTAACAGCAAGATTTTCGGCACCAATTGAAATTGGAGGTTTAAAAACAGCCGACCCAAAAGATGCTGAAGTAATAAAGTGGTGGAAAAATAAAGCAGCTGAAATTTACAAACAAATCCCTGATTTTGGAGGTTTCTTGGTCAAAGCAAATTCAGAAGGTCAACCGGGACCACAAAACTACGGAAGAGATCACGTTGATGGAGCCAATATGCTGGCTGATGCCGTAGCACCTTTTGGAGGCATAATTATGTGGCGTGCATTTGTGTATTCAGAACATGATGCTAATGATCGTGCTAAACAAGCATATGCCGAATTTGTGCCTTACGACGGAAAGTTTAGAGAAAATGTGATTGTTCAGGTAAAAAATGGCGCGATCGATTTTCAGCCTCGCGAACCTTTTCATCCCATGTTTGGTGCAATGCAAAAAACACCTTTAATGATGGAGTTTCAAATCACACAGGAATATCTGGGTTTTAGTACACATTTGGTTTATTTACCCAAATTATTTCAGGAAGTTTTAGAATCGGACACCTATCAAAAAGGAAAAGGTACAACGATCGCCAAAGTAATTGATGGTACTTTGAGTCACACAAAACTTAGCGGAATTGCAGGTGTTTCGAATATAGGAAATGATCTAAACTGGACCGGACATCCTTTTGCACAGGCAAATTGGTATGGCTTTGGAAGACTGGCATGGAATCCTTACTTAGACTCTGAAACTATTGCTGATGAATGGCTGAGATGTACATTTTCGAACGATGAAAACTTCATTAAACCAGTTAAAGGTATGATGATTCAATCAAGAGAAGCGGTTGTAAATTACATGACTCCTCTGGGTTTGCATCACATTATGGATACGGGACATCATTATGGTCCGGGTCCGTGGGTTTCTAATTTATCAAGACCAGAATGGAATCCGGTGTATTATCACAAAGCGGATAAAAACGGAATAGGTTTCGACCGTTCTAAAACAGGAACCAATGCCACAGCACAATACGCGCCAGAAATAGAAAAACTTTTTTCGACTTTAGAAACTTGTCCGGAGAAAGATTTATTGTGGTTTCATCATGTTTCCTGGGATTATAAATTAAAAAATGGACAAACACTTTGGAATGGTTTGGCTTTAAAATATCAGGAAGGCGTAAATCAGGTAAAAGAAATGCAGAATATCTGGGACAAAACTGAAAAATATATTGACAGTGATCGTTTTAAAGAAGTTCAAATGTTATTAAAAATTCAGTATCAGGAAGCAAAATGGTGGCGCGATGCCTGTCTGCTTTATTTTCAGCAATACTCGGGTAAAGAATTGCCGGTTGGAGTAGAGAAACCAAAACAGTCTTTGGACTATTTTAAATCATTAAAGTTTCCTTTTGCACCGGGAAATGGATAG
- a CDS encoding SDR family oxidoreductase: protein MSTKTAIVTGGNSGLGFATAKKLCDNGIKTYIIGRTKEKTEEACKEIGPNAIPVLFDLNNIDGIAEMIENLTRENRIDILVNNAGINMKKEFLDVTDEDFLSIIHTNLLSVFAVSKAVVKNMKENGGGSIINISSMASQYGIPKVIAYSASKGAIESMTRAMAVELAPFGIRVNCIAPGFIKTKMSAKALDSDPERKNKVLSRTPMGVLGEPSDIADAVYYFALSESKYTTGTILPVDGGNSIGF, encoded by the coding sequence ATGAGTACAAAAACGGCAATTGTAACCGGAGGAAATTCGGGTTTGGGTTTCGCAACAGCGAAGAAATTATGCGATAACGGAATCAAAACCTATATAATCGGAAGAACGAAAGAAAAAACAGAAGAAGCTTGTAAGGAAATTGGACCAAATGCAATTCCAGTACTTTTTGATCTTAATAATATTGATGGAATTGCAGAAATGATTGAGAATCTGACCAGAGAAAATCGGATTGATATTTTGGTAAATAATGCAGGAATCAACATGAAAAAGGAATTTTTAGACGTTACTGATGAAGATTTTCTATCCATAATTCACACCAATTTGTTAAGTGTTTTTGCCGTTAGTAAAGCTGTTGTAAAAAACATGAAAGAAAATGGCGGCGGAAGTATTATTAATATTAGTTCAATGGCTTCACAATACGGAATTCCGAAAGTAATTGCATATTCTGCCAGTAAAGGCGCAATAGAATCCATGACACGTGCAATGGCGGTAGAGTTGGCACCATTTGGAATCAGAGTAAACTGTATTGCGCCGGGTTTTATTAAAACAAAAATGTCAGCAAAAGCTTTGGACAGTGATCCGGAAAGAAAAAATAAAGTGCTTTCAAGAACTCCGATGGGCGTTTTAGGAGAACCATCAGATATTGCAGATGCGGTTTATTATTTCGCCTTGAGCGAATCAAAATATACAACCGGAACTATTTTACCAGTTGATGGAGGAAATAGTATTGGTTTTTAA
- the uxuA gene encoding mannonate dehydratase → MQQTMRWFGPQDNVTLKDIKQAGATGIVTALHQIPVGEVWTIDDIKERKQMIIEAGLEWLVVESLPVHEEIKRATGNYLQYIENYKIIIKNLSACGIKIITYNFMPVLDWVRTNHNFVNEDGSKALLYNQDAFTYFDVFLLKRPNSENDYSEVEKEKALQFGNKLSKEEKELLFKNVLLGLPGSKISFTAEEILSLLNNYAEITNEKLRENLIYFLSEVAPVAAECDSKLAIHPDDPPFSVLGLPRIVSTEEDIKKILLAVPLNSNGLCYCTGSLGADPKNNLERIIDNWGDRIHFLHLRNTFRESETIFRESEHLKGDTKMESIVEKILLLMNFRKVSVPMRPDHGFLHSIDEEKETYPGYSLTGRLKGLAELRGLEMGIAYKLENNTF, encoded by the coding sequence ATGCAGCAAACCATGCGGTGGTTTGGTCCTCAGGATAACGTCACTTTAAAAGATATTAAGCAAGCCGGCGCGACAGGAATCGTAACGGCACTGCATCAAATTCCTGTTGGAGAAGTCTGGACAATCGATGATATTAAAGAAAGAAAGCAAATGATTATCGAAGCCGGATTAGAGTGGTTGGTTGTAGAAAGTTTGCCTGTTCATGAAGAAATAAAGCGCGCTACCGGAAATTATTTGCAATACATTGAAAACTATAAAATTATTATCAAAAATCTTTCAGCATGCGGTATTAAAATCATCACTTATAATTTTATGCCAGTTTTAGATTGGGTTAGAACAAATCACAATTTTGTTAATGAAGACGGAAGTAAAGCTTTGTTGTATAATCAGGATGCCTTTACTTATTTTGATGTTTTTTTATTAAAAAGACCCAATTCAGAGAATGATTATTCTGAGGTTGAAAAAGAAAAAGCATTGCAATTTGGTAATAAACTTTCGAAAGAAGAAAAAGAATTACTTTTTAAAAATGTGTTATTAGGATTGCCGGGAAGTAAAATCAGCTTTACTGCGGAAGAAATTCTTTCACTATTAAATAATTACGCTGAAATTACTAATGAGAAATTAAGAGAGAATCTGATTTATTTTTTATCAGAAGTAGCTCCGGTAGCTGCTGAATGTGATTCTAAATTAGCGATACATCCAGATGATCCGCCATTTTCGGTTTTAGGCTTGCCCAGAATTGTTTCTACCGAAGAGGATATCAAAAAAATATTGCTTGCGGTTCCTTTAAATTCGAATGGATTGTGTTATTGCACAGGTTCGTTGGGAGCAGATCCGAAAAATAATCTGGAAAGAATTATTGATAATTGGGGAGACAGGATTCACTTTTTGCATCTTCGAAATACCTTCCGCGAAAGCGAAACTATTTTCAGAGAATCAGAACATTTGAAAGGTGATACAAAAATGGAAAGTATTGTCGAAAAAATTCTTTTACTAATGAATTTCAGAAAAGTAAGTGTACCAATGCGTCCCGATCACGGATTTTTACATTCCATTGACGAAGAAAAAGAAACTTATCCCGGATATTCTTTAACAGGAAGACTAAAAGGTCTTGCCGAACTAAGAGGCTTGGAAATGGGAATTGCTTATAAACTCGAAAATAATACTTTTTGA
- a CDS encoding endo-1,4-beta-xylanase: protein MKKEKSAISLKDSYKNDFYIGTALSADQIEEKNAKEDSLIKKEFNAITAENIMKSMFVHPFKDKYDFALTDKFIAYGEKNKMFIHGHTLIWHSQLAPWMQKIKDSTEMKAFIKDHITTIVSKYKGRVDSWDVVNEALNEDGTLRKSIFLNTLGESYLVDAFKWAAAADPKVDLYYNDYNNEAPAKRAGNIALIKKIKAAGGKIDGVGIQAHWKLNHPALEEIEKSILEYSAAGVKVAFTELDISVLPDPHNLNGADVNQNFELNAKMNPYPKSLPDSVQVKLAERYASIFKLFLKHKDKISRVTFWGVHDGQSWLNDWPIKGRTNYPLLFDKDLKHKKAYNSVIELKETKQ from the coding sequence GTGAAAAAAGAAAAAAGCGCTATTTCTTTAAAAGACAGTTATAAAAACGATTTTTATATAGGAACAGCCTTGAGTGCAGATCAAATTGAAGAAAAAAATGCCAAAGAAGATTCCTTAATAAAAAAGGAATTTAATGCTATAACAGCCGAGAATATCATGAAATCGATGTTTGTACATCCTTTCAAAGACAAATATGATTTTGCCCTGACGGATAAATTTATTGCTTATGGCGAAAAAAACAAGATGTTTATTCATGGCCACACTTTGATTTGGCACAGCCAATTGGCGCCGTGGATGCAAAAAATTAAAGACAGCACAGAAATGAAAGCCTTTATTAAAGATCATATCACGACAATTGTTTCTAAATACAAAGGCAGAGTTGATTCCTGGGATGTGGTCAATGAAGCGTTGAACGAAGATGGAACTTTAAGAAAATCGATATTTCTAAATACACTTGGAGAAAGCTATCTTGTAGATGCTTTTAAATGGGCTGCAGCTGCTGACCCAAAAGTTGATTTGTATTATAACGATTATAATAATGAAGCACCGGCTAAAAGAGCGGGAAATATTGCTTTAATCAAAAAAATCAAGGCAGCCGGAGGAAAAATTGATGGTGTGGGAATTCAGGCGCATTGGAAATTAAATCATCCGGCATTAGAAGAAATTGAGAAAAGTATCTTGGAATATTCTGCCGCTGGAGTTAAAGTAGCTTTTACCGAACTTGATATTTCTGTACTGCCAGATCCACATAATTTAAATGGTGCCGATGTAAATCAGAATTTTGAATTGAATGCAAAAATGAATCCTTATCCTAAATCACTTCCGGATTCTGTACAGGTTAAACTTGCCGAGCGTTATGCCTCGATCTTTAAATTATTTTTAAAGCATAAAGATAAAATTAGTCGTGTAACATTTTGGGGAGTTCATGATGGACAATCCTGGTTAAATGACTGGCCTATAAAAGGCAGGACAAATTACCCATTGTTATTTGATAAAGACTTAAAGCATAAAAAAGCGTATAACAGTGTAATTGAATTAAAAGAAACAAAACAATAA